A genomic segment from Holophagales bacterium encodes:
- a CDS encoding sigma 54-interacting transcriptional regulator: MPNSPSSAARAADPLVGVLTEIARIVAETLSLPDVFVRVAGAARRVLPFDAAGVVRIVDGPALLSWGTATPGVPEGRPWRYERSEISDHLWPSAAGARRIDDARAVLDPYLRADRDALDSGTRSLLVAPIVRGCVPIGSLWLSAKTASRFSSADEETAGAIADILSAALEHERLADEERERLRRHRELEALGPALARALDVREVFDQVSAIALRVVPHDKMTLGLLSDDRTENRLWAVAGDRSWAPESYPIPESERAQMELGFQIVRDAETDLPPDSARRAILLGAGLRSSLRVPVRLEGKVVGALSFHATATGRYGDDDVELAARVADQVALAFSHQRLVESAKREEEARREASRLEARVQALSDELESRDGFGRIVGASPAWRAILVHASKVAPTETTVLLTGESGTGKEVVARAIHRASARSAGPFVALNCAALPEQLLESELFGYEKGAFTGAYASRPGRLEQAAGGTLFLDEAGETSPLVQAKLLRVLEAREFQRLGGAKVLKADVRLVAATNRDLHAAIARGDFREDLFYRLSVFEIHLPPLRERPEDVLLLTERFLEDLSKNVGRPAPGVSRDARELLLGYSWPGNVRELRNALERAVILSEGGLVQAEHLPIAVARNDASRVASAAAVELPPGGLDLDALEKTLVAQALEQSKNNRSRAAKLLGLTRAQLYTRLERYGLA, from the coding sequence GTGCCGAACAGTCCCTCTTCCGCCGCGCGCGCGGCCGACCCGCTCGTCGGTGTCCTGACCGAGATCGCGCGGATCGTCGCAGAGACGCTCTCCCTGCCCGACGTTTTCGTGCGCGTCGCAGGCGCGGCGCGCCGCGTCCTGCCGTTCGACGCGGCGGGCGTCGTGAGGATCGTCGACGGTCCAGCGCTCCTGTCGTGGGGGACGGCGACCCCCGGGGTCCCGGAAGGCCGCCCATGGCGCTACGAGAGGAGCGAGATCTCGGACCACCTCTGGCCTTCGGCCGCGGGAGCGCGGAGGATCGACGACGCCCGCGCCGTCCTCGACCCGTACCTGCGCGCCGACCGGGACGCGCTCGACTCCGGCACGCGCTCACTTCTCGTGGCGCCGATCGTCCGCGGCTGCGTCCCGATCGGCAGTCTCTGGCTCTCGGCGAAGACGGCGTCACGGTTCTCGAGCGCCGACGAGGAGACCGCGGGCGCGATCGCCGACATCCTCTCCGCCGCGCTCGAGCACGAGCGACTCGCCGACGAGGAGAGGGAACGGCTGCGCCGGCATCGCGAGCTCGAGGCTCTCGGCCCCGCACTCGCGCGCGCGCTCGACGTCCGCGAGGTCTTCGACCAGGTCTCGGCAATCGCCCTTCGCGTCGTGCCCCACGACAAGATGACCCTCGGCCTCCTCTCCGACGACAGGACCGAGAACCGGCTCTGGGCCGTCGCGGGCGACCGCTCCTGGGCCCCCGAGAGCTATCCGATCCCGGAGTCCGAGCGGGCGCAGATGGAGCTCGGGTTCCAGATCGTGAGGGACGCCGAGACCGATCTCCCTCCCGATTCGGCGCGCCGGGCCATCCTGCTCGGCGCCGGACTCCGCTCGAGCCTGAGGGTCCCCGTGCGGCTCGAGGGGAAAGTCGTCGGGGCCCTCTCCTTCCACGCGACGGCGACGGGGCGGTACGGCGACGACGACGTGGAGCTGGCCGCGCGCGTCGCCGACCAGGTCGCGCTCGCCTTCTCCCACCAGAGGCTCGTCGAGTCCGCGAAAAGGGAGGAGGAAGCCCGGCGGGAGGCGTCCCGGCTCGAAGCCCGCGTCCAGGCGCTCTCCGACGAGCTGGAGTCTCGAGACGGGTTCGGCCGGATCGTCGGTGCGTCGCCCGCCTGGCGGGCCATCCTGGTCCACGCCTCCAAGGTCGCGCCGACGGAGACGACCGTCCTCCTGACGGGCGAGTCGGGAACCGGGAAGGAAGTGGTCGCGCGCGCCATCCACCGGGCGTCGGCGAGGAGCGCCGGCCCGTTCGTCGCGCTGAACTGCGCGGCCCTTCCGGAGCAGCTTCTCGAATCGGAGCTGTTCGGATACGAGAAGGGCGCCTTCACCGGGGCCTACGCTTCGCGCCCGGGCCGGCTCGAGCAGGCCGCGGGCGGAACGCTCTTCCTCGACGAAGCGGGCGAGACGAGCCCGCTCGTCCAGGCCAAGCTCCTCCGGGTCCTCGAGGCGAGGGAGTTCCAGCGTCTCGGCGGGGCGAAGGTGCTGAAGGCCGACGTGAGGCTCGTCGCCGCCACGAACCGCGACCTCCACGCCGCCATCGCGCGCGGCGACTTCCGGGAGGACCTCTTCTACCGGCTCTCGGTCTTCGAGATCCACCTCCCTCCGCTCAGGGAGAGGCCCGAGGACGTCCTCCTGCTGACCGAGCGCTTCCTCGAGGACCTCTCGAAGAACGTCGGCAGGCCGGCGCCGGGCGTCTCGCGGGACGCCCGGGAGCTCCTGCTCGGCTACTCCTGGCCCGGAAACGTCCGGGAGCTGCGCAACGCCCTGGAACGGGCCGTGATCCTCTCCGAGGGCGGTCTCGTCCAGGCGGAGCACCTCCCGATCGCCGTTGCCCGCAACGACGCGTCGCGCGTCGCCTCGGCGGCGGCCGTGGAGCTGCCGCCCGGCGGCCTCGACCTCGACGCGCTGGAGAAGACGCTCGTGGCCCAGGCGCTCGAGCAGTCGAAGAACAACCGGAGTCGCGCGGCGAAGCTCCTCGGCCTCACCCGCGCGCAGCTCTACACCCGCCTCGAGCGGTACGGGCTGGCGTGA
- a CDS encoding aminotransferase class V-fold PLP-dependent enzyme: MGGEPAEGSFPRSPFAALWPLDPAVAYLNHGSFGACPVAVLERQAELRAEMEREPVDFLWRRLPARLAEARGTLGSFLNADPDDLAFVPNATAGVNAVLRSLEFRAGDELLTTSHVYPACRRAMEYVASRTGACVVEATVPFPVAGEDDVVAAVLDAVTPRTRLALFDHVTSPTAIVFPVGRLVARLRERGIETLVDGAHAPGMVPLDLDRLGAAFYTGNAHKWLCAPKGSAFLHVRRDLQASVHPTTISHGYSAADAGARFRAEFDWTGTCDPTPWLSIPAAIAFLGTLLPGGWPEVMSRNHALALEAREILCAALGVATPVPGSMIGSIASVPLPVPAPGSPAGRSSHEGLMNAFRARGVETWLFPWPCPGGKLIRVSAQLYNTRSEYDALAALLQEALA; encoded by the coding sequence CTGGGGGGCGAACCGGCGGAGGGGTCGTTCCCTCGAAGCCCCTTCGCGGCGCTCTGGCCTCTCGACCCCGCCGTCGCGTACCTCAACCACGGTTCGTTCGGTGCATGCCCTGTGGCCGTCCTCGAGCGGCAGGCTGAGCTGCGGGCAGAGATGGAGCGGGAGCCGGTCGACTTTCTCTGGAGGCGGCTCCCGGCCCGGCTCGCCGAGGCGCGGGGCACGCTCGGTTCCTTCCTCAACGCCGACCCGGACGACCTCGCGTTCGTCCCGAACGCCACGGCAGGCGTCAACGCGGTCCTGCGCTCGCTCGAGTTTCGAGCAGGCGACGAGCTCCTCACCACGTCTCACGTCTATCCCGCCTGCCGCAGGGCGATGGAATACGTCGCGTCGCGGACCGGGGCCTGCGTCGTCGAGGCCACCGTCCCGTTCCCCGTCGCGGGGGAGGACGACGTCGTCGCCGCGGTGCTCGACGCGGTGACGCCCCGGACGCGCCTGGCCCTCTTCGATCACGTCACGAGCCCGACAGCGATCGTCTTTCCGGTCGGGCGCCTCGTCGCCCGGCTGAGGGAGCGGGGCATCGAGACGCTCGTCGACGGGGCGCACGCCCCCGGCATGGTCCCCCTCGATCTCGACCGTCTCGGCGCGGCTTTCTACACGGGGAATGCCCACAAATGGCTCTGCGCGCCGAAAGGGTCCGCGTTCCTCCACGTCCGGCGCGACCTTCAGGCCTCGGTCCATCCGACGACGATCAGCCACGGATACTCGGCGGCCGACGCCGGTGCGCGCTTCCGGGCCGAGTTCGACTGGACCGGTACCTGCGACCCGACGCCCTGGCTCTCGATTCCGGCAGCGATCGCCTTCCTCGGAACGCTCCTGCCGGGCGGCTGGCCCGAGGTGATGTCGAGAAACCACGCTCTCGCGCTCGAGGCGCGCGAGATCCTCTGCGCGGCCCTGGGCGTCGCGACGCCCGTACCCGGTTCGATGATCGGGTCGATCGCGTCCGTCCCGCTGCCGGTCCCGGCGCCCGGCTCCCCTGCCGGACGCTCGTCCCACGAAGGCCTCATGAACGCGTTCCGCGCGCGCGGCGTCGAGACGTGGCTGTTTCCCTGGCCCTGCCCCGGAGGAAAGCTCATCCGCGTCTCGGCCCAGCTCTACAACACCCGCTCGGAGTACGACGCCCTCGCCGCCCTCCTCCAGGAGGCGCTCGCCTGA
- a CDS encoding DNA-3-methyladenine glycosylase I — translation MSESLRCPWAGTDPLSVAYHDEEWGVPSHDDRHLFEMLVLEGAQAGLSWITILRKREGYRKSFAGFDPAKVAGFGPGDVELLLGNPGIVRNRLKVGSAIGNAKAFLALQSEEGSFSSWLWRYVDGKPVQGTFREMREVPARTPLAERISKDLLKRGFRFVGPTIVYAYLQAVGVVNDHLVACPRRREVSSR, via the coding sequence ATGTCCGAGAGCCTCCGATGCCCCTGGGCGGGAACCGATCCGCTCTCTGTCGCCTACCACGACGAGGAATGGGGAGTCCCTTCTCACGACGACCGGCACCTCTTCGAGATGCTCGTTCTCGAGGGTGCGCAGGCCGGCCTCTCCTGGATCACGATCCTGAGGAAGCGGGAAGGCTACCGGAAGTCTTTTGCCGGCTTCGACCCGGCGAAGGTGGCAGGTTTCGGCCCCGGGGACGTCGAGCTCCTCCTCGGGAACCCGGGCATCGTCCGCAACCGGCTCAAGGTCGGATCGGCGATCGGCAACGCGAAGGCGTTCCTCGCCCTGCAGTCCGAGGAAGGGAGCTTTTCCAGCTGGCTGTGGCGGTACGTGGACGGCAAGCCGGTCCAGGGCACCTTTCGGGAGATGCGGGAGGTCCCGGCAAGGACGCCCCTGGCCGAGCGGATCTCGAAGGACCTCCTGAAGCGCGGTTTCCGTTTCGTCGGACCGACGATCGTCTATGCGTACCTGCAGGCCGTGGGCGTCGTGAACGACCACCTCGTCGCCTGCCCGCGACGCCGCGAGGTGTCATCGCGCTGA
- a CDS encoding DUF3788 family protein — translation MALSAFDDPVHAPGPAGVRRCLGGAAPLWADLVAHVAGTCPPLEEVWSFAGAKFGWSLRLKRAERVLVYLTPQDGRFLVGLVLGENAVAAASEKGLPPAVLALLDAAPRYAEGRGIRLTIEPGDDLDAVRHLVALKAEVVPKGRGNAKAPARPRGGTKPAK, via the coding sequence ATGGCATTGAGCGCGTTCGACGATCCTGTCCACGCCCCCGGGCCTGCCGGGGTCCGCCGCTGCCTGGGCGGGGCCGCCCCTCTCTGGGCTGACCTCGTCGCGCACGTCGCAGGAACCTGTCCGCCGCTCGAGGAAGTGTGGAGCTTCGCGGGCGCGAAGTTTGGATGGTCGCTTCGCCTGAAGAGAGCCGAGCGCGTCCTCGTCTATCTGACGCCCCAGGACGGGCGTTTCCTCGTCGGTCTCGTTCTCGGGGAGAACGCGGTCGCCGCGGCATCGGAGAAAGGCCTCCCACCCGCCGTCCTCGCGCTTCTCGACGCGGCGCCACGCTACGCGGAGGGGCGGGGAATCCGCCTCACGATCGAGCCCGGGGACGACCTCGACGCCGTTCGGCACCTCGTGGCCCTGAAGGCCGAGGTCGTGCCGAAGGGGCGGGGGAACGCGAAAGCCCCGGCGCGGCCTCGCGGCGGGACGAAACCCGCGAAGTGA
- a CDS encoding nuclear transport factor 2 family protein, whose translation MTDPKPEIAIQGLVDRETDAWNRQDAEALVSLFHPDMVWPWPPDATAHDPALWVFPLGRFDRDRWKRGWEELFRDYELVHNRRTTVRIAVSEEGDGGFAVVDVDTLWRHRVTREPFPWKGRACKGYSKVGERWFLILHTGLLEYGPAGPGA comes from the coding sequence ATGACGGATCCGAAGCCCGAGATCGCCATCCAGGGGCTCGTCGATCGCGAGACGGACGCCTGGAACCGCCAGGATGCGGAAGCCCTCGTCTCCCTTTTCCACCCCGACATGGTCTGGCCCTGGCCGCCGGACGCGACGGCGCACGACCCGGCGCTCTGGGTCTTCCCGCTGGGGCGGTTCGACCGGGACCGCTGGAAGAGAGGGTGGGAGGAGCTCTTCCGCGACTACGAGCTCGTCCACAACCGGCGAACGACCGTCCGGATCGCCGTCTCCGAGGAAGGGGACGGCGGGTTCGCCGTGGTCGACGTCGACACCCTCTGGCGGCACCGCGTGACACGTGAGCCGTTCCCGTGGAAGGGGCGCGCGTGCAAGGGATACTCGAAGGTCGGCGAGCGGTGGTTCCTCATCCTGCACACGGGCCTCCTCGAGTATGGCCCCGCGGGTCCGGGCGCCTGA
- a CDS encoding VTT domain-containing protein — protein MNGLAQQLVRYGVLLVAGNVFLEQLGLPIPAMPLFIVAGALVAQGRLSGPTLLFAVIGAALLADTLWFFLGRKYGWHILRFLCGLSLSADTCVRKTSSAYDRFGLRALLFAKFVPGLSAVSVPVAGALKAPFLRFLGYDAAGTLIWAGTGIGLGVVFHAQVDAVLDLLRRFGSGAVGLLAAGLALYLAIRLWRRQQTLAALRMARLTPQTLAARLLAGDESLVVVDVRHRLSRRDDPRKVPGALVADLGELDAKLSDIPVGKDVALYCT, from the coding sequence GTGAACGGTCTCGCCCAGCAGCTCGTCCGCTACGGCGTCCTCCTCGTCGCGGGGAACGTGTTCCTGGAGCAGCTCGGCCTGCCGATTCCCGCGATGCCCCTCTTCATCGTCGCCGGGGCGCTCGTCGCCCAGGGGCGGCTTTCGGGGCCGACGCTCCTCTTCGCCGTCATCGGGGCGGCCCTCCTCGCCGACACCCTCTGGTTCTTCCTCGGGCGGAAGTACGGCTGGCACATCCTCCGGTTTCTCTGCGGCCTCTCCCTCTCGGCCGACACCTGCGTGAGGAAGACCTCCTCGGCTTACGACCGCTTCGGCCTCAGGGCCCTCCTCTTCGCGAAGTTCGTCCCCGGGCTCTCGGCCGTCTCCGTGCCCGTGGCCGGCGCGCTCAAGGCCCCTTTTCTCCGCTTCCTCGGCTACGACGCGGCGGGAACCCTCATCTGGGCCGGGACCGGAATCGGCCTCGGGGTCGTCTTCCACGCGCAGGTCGACGCCGTCCTCGACCTGCTCCGGCGCTTCGGAAGCGGGGCGGTCGGCCTCCTCGCCGCCGGCCTCGCGCTCTACCTCGCCATCCGACTCTGGCGCCGGCAGCAGACGCTCGCGGCGCTCCGGATGGCGCGCCTGACACCGCAGACGCTCGCCGCCCGCCTCCTCGCGGGAGACGAGTCCCTCGTCGTCGTGGACGTTCGGCACCGTCTCTCCCGCAGGGACGACCCGCGCAAGGTCCCGGGAGCTCTCGTCGCCGATCTCGGCGAGCTCGACGCGAAGCTGAGCGACATTCCCGTCGGGAAGGACGTCGCTCTCTACTGCACGTGA
- the hemL gene encoding glutamate-1-semialdehyde 2,1-aminomutase has protein sequence MPGGVSSPVRSFKSVGATPFFVKKAKGSVIVDADGNRYVDYVMSYGPHLFGHMPKAVLSAIRKALPRGTSYGAPCRAEVELAERVSRLVPSMEKVRFVSSGTEAAMSAVRLARAITGRDLVLKFAGCYHGHADSFLVAAGSGVATLGIPGSPGVPADLAKATLTATYNDLASVEALFEKYPGQIAVIAVEPVAANMGVVLPQPGFLEGLRKIADREKAMLLFDEVISGFRLARGGAQEIFGVKPDLTCLGKILGGGLPVGAYGGRADLMAYVAPDGPVYQAGTLSGNPLAMAAGIAMLDSLTPAAYAKLEKTAARLEKGMWKVAKDLGVADRLTLNRIGSILTLFFNAGPIANFEDVKKSDGPAFTRWFHGLLKRGVFIAPAAFEAMFVSTAHTEKDLERTLVAHREALKEAFAEI, from the coding sequence ATGCCGGGCGGCGTCAGCTCGCCCGTCCGCTCGTTCAAGTCGGTCGGCGCGACGCCGTTCTTCGTGAAGAAGGCGAAGGGGTCGGTCATCGTCGACGCCGACGGCAACCGCTACGTCGACTACGTCATGTCGTACGGCCCGCACCTCTTCGGGCACATGCCGAAGGCGGTGCTCTCCGCGATCCGCAAGGCGCTCCCCCGCGGCACCTCCTACGGCGCACCGTGCCGCGCCGAGGTGGAGCTCGCCGAGCGCGTCAGCCGCCTCGTCCCGTCGATGGAGAAGGTCCGCTTCGTCTCCTCGGGGACCGAGGCCGCGATGAGCGCGGTCCGCCTCGCGCGGGCGATCACGGGGCGCGACCTCGTCCTGAAGTTCGCGGGCTGCTACCACGGCCACGCGGACTCCTTCCTCGTCGCCGCCGGGTCGGGCGTCGCCACGCTCGGCATTCCCGGCTCGCCGGGCGTCCCGGCCGACCTCGCGAAAGCGACGCTCACGGCGACCTACAACGACCTCGCGTCGGTCGAGGCGCTGTTCGAGAAGTACCCGGGTCAGATCGCCGTGATCGCCGTCGAGCCCGTCGCCGCGAACATGGGCGTCGTCCTTCCGCAGCCCGGCTTCCTCGAAGGGCTGCGCAAGATCGCCGACCGCGAGAAGGCGATGCTCCTCTTCGACGAGGTCATCAGCGGCTTCCGGCTCGCCCGGGGCGGCGCGCAGGAGATCTTCGGCGTCAAGCCCGACCTGACCTGTCTCGGGAAGATCCTCGGCGGCGGCCTCCCGGTCGGCGCCTACGGCGGCCGGGCCGACCTGATGGCCTACGTCGCCCCCGACGGCCCCGTCTACCAGGCGGGGACCCTCTCCGGGAACCCGCTCGCCATGGCGGCCGGAATCGCCATGCTCGACTCCCTCACGCCCGCGGCCTACGCGAAGCTCGAGAAGACCGCGGCGAGGCTCGAGAAGGGGATGTGGAAGGTCGCGAAAGACCTCGGCGTCGCCGATCGCCTCACGCTGAACCGGATCGGCTCCATCCTGACCCTCTTCTTCAACGCGGGTCCCATCGCGAACTTCGAGGACGTGAAGAAGAGCGACGGCCCCGCGTTCACGCGCTGGTTCCACGGCCTCCTCAAGCGCGGCGTCTTCATCGCGCCGGCGGCGTTCGAGGCGATGTTCGTCTCGACGGCGCACACGGAAAAGGACCTGGAAAGGACCCTCGTGGCGCACCGCGAGGCGCTGAAGGAGGCCTTCGCGGAGATTTGA
- the hemB gene encoding porphobilinogen synthase, whose translation MAFPLHRYRRLRLTESLRAMVRETTLDPADFIAPMFVVPGEGIRQPIPSMPGIDRVSPDLAAKDAAELAARGVLSVILFGIPDHKDAVGSSSADLLGPVCRAVGEIKKASPKTVVITDVCLCEYTDHGHCGVIVNEGVDNDGTLPILAAEALAHAKAGADIVAPSDMMDGRVRAIRDALDGNGFKSVPVLAYAAKYASGFYGPFRDAAESTPAFGDRRAYQMDPANVREAVKEILSDVAEGADMVMVKPALSYLDVVRAAKEATNVPLATYNVSGEYAMVKAAAERGWIDGKRVTLEILTSMKRAGADLILTYHAKEAAEWLQGN comes from the coding sequence ATGGCGTTCCCCCTCCACCGCTACCGCCGCCTGCGCCTGACCGAGTCGCTCCGGGCGATGGTCCGCGAGACGACCCTCGACCCGGCCGACTTCATCGCCCCGATGTTCGTCGTCCCGGGCGAGGGGATCCGCCAGCCGATCCCGTCGATGCCGGGCATCGACCGCGTCTCGCCCGACCTCGCGGCGAAGGACGCCGCCGAGCTCGCCGCGCGCGGCGTCCTCTCGGTCATCCTCTTCGGCATTCCCGACCACAAGGACGCCGTCGGCTCCTCCTCGGCCGACCTCCTCGGGCCGGTCTGCCGGGCCGTCGGGGAGATCAAGAAGGCGAGCCCGAAGACGGTCGTCATCACCGACGTCTGCCTCTGCGAGTACACCGACCACGGGCACTGCGGCGTCATCGTGAACGAGGGGGTCGACAACGACGGGACCCTCCCGATCCTCGCCGCGGAAGCGCTCGCCCACGCGAAGGCCGGCGCCGACATCGTCGCACCGAGCGACATGATGGACGGCCGCGTGCGGGCGATCCGCGACGCGCTCGACGGGAACGGGTTCAAGAGCGTCCCGGTCCTCGCCTACGCGGCCAAGTACGCGAGCGGCTTCTACGGCCCGTTCCGCGACGCGGCCGAATCGACGCCCGCGTTCGGCGACCGGCGCGCCTACCAGATGGACCCCGCGAACGTCCGCGAGGCGGTGAAGGAGATCCTCTCCGACGTCGCGGAAGGCGCCGACATGGTCATGGTCAAGCCGGCCCTCTCCTACCTCGACGTCGTCCGCGCGGCGAAGGAAGCCACGAACGTCCCGCTCGCCACCTACAACGTCTCGGGCGAGTACGCGATGGTGAAGGCCGCCGCCGAGCGGGGCTGGATCGACGGCAAGCGCGTGACCCTCGAGATCCTCACCTCGATGAAGCGCGCGGGCGCCGACCTGATCCTGACCTACCACGCGAAGGAGGCTGCCGAGTGGCTGCAAGGAAACTGA
- a CDS encoding uroporphyrinogen-III synthase yields MSRVLLLRPAGEPVPGADLLVTHRIVPAPFGIAATRTFDPDGAILVVSSRAAVDVLAGAGAAERLRSFRLVLTAGAGTATALEEAGVRDPVTPVPPGAVGILAELARRGESGRLLWPRGSDADDAAVDELLGRGFDVTAPVVYLKEPLTALDGERLRAFRAGEYDALAIGSLAALDVFLDALGAEGPADLPPVRFGVVGPETARLLVARGFPAPAVPRRPLLTDLIALLALPKEA; encoded by the coding sequence ATGAGCAGGGTGCTCCTCCTGCGGCCCGCCGGCGAGCCGGTGCCGGGCGCCGATCTCCTCGTCACGCACCGGATCGTCCCGGCCCCGTTCGGGATCGCGGCGACGCGCACCTTCGACCCCGACGGCGCGATCCTCGTCGTCTCCTCGCGAGCGGCCGTCGACGTCCTGGCCGGTGCGGGGGCTGCCGAGCGGCTCCGGTCGTTCCGCCTCGTCCTGACGGCCGGCGCCGGAACGGCGACGGCCCTCGAGGAAGCGGGTGTGAGGGACCCCGTCACGCCGGTCCCTCCCGGGGCCGTCGGCATCCTCGCGGAGCTCGCGCGCCGCGGCGAGAGCGGCCGCCTCCTCTGGCCCCGCGGTTCCGACGCCGACGACGCCGCGGTGGACGAGCTTCTCGGCCGCGGCTTCGACGTCACCGCCCCCGTCGTCTACCTGAAAGAGCCGCTCACCGCGCTCGACGGGGAGCGCCTGCGCGCCTTCCGGGCCGGGGAATACGACGCCCTCGCCATCGGCTCCCTCGCCGCGCTCGACGTCTTTCTCGACGCCCTCGGCGCCGAGGGCCCGGCGGACCTTCCGCCGGTAAGATTCGGCGTCGTCGGCCCGGAGACCGCACGGCTTCTCGTCGCGCGCGGCTTCCCCGCGCCCGCCGTCCCGAGGAGGCCCCTCCTCACCGACCTGATCGCGCTCCTCGCGCTCCCCAAGGAGGCCTGA
- the hemC gene encoding hydroxymethylbilane synthase, translating into MSDGRPLRMGTRASLLARTQSGHVAAALTKATGRAVEEVLVRTEGDQLSTEGRIPSAGDSVGVFVRALDDALRRDEIDFAVHSLKDVPTEYADDLLMAAVPARADVRDALVVASRHPARTVQELPQGAKVATASPRRVAQLLRLRPDLETLTMAGNVDTRLRRLEEGRADALILACAGLDRLSFGDRITLRIPLDELLSAPAQGALGISCRRGDADAAAAIATLDDPLASAAAAAERSLLHALRAGCRAPVAALATPGEEGTLVLRARVLALDGSEMLEDEATGPATDPGGLGRLLADRLLSRGAQRLVTEARAAAR; encoded by the coding sequence ATGAGCGACGGACGACCCCTGCGGATGGGGACGCGCGCGAGCCTCCTGGCCCGGACGCAGTCCGGGCACGTGGCCGCCGCGCTGACGAAGGCGACGGGCCGGGCGGTCGAGGAGGTCCTCGTGAGGACCGAAGGGGACCAGCTGTCGACCGAGGGGCGGATTCCGTCCGCGGGCGACTCCGTCGGCGTCTTCGTGCGCGCGCTCGACGACGCCCTCCGGCGGGACGAGATCGACTTCGCCGTCCACTCGCTCAAGGACGTCCCGACCGAGTACGCCGACGACCTCCTCATGGCGGCCGTTCCGGCGCGGGCGGACGTGAGGGACGCCCTCGTCGTCGCCTCGCGGCATCCGGCCCGCACCGTGCAGGAGCTCCCGCAGGGGGCGAAGGTCGCGACGGCGAGCCCGCGGCGAGTCGCGCAGCTCCTGCGGCTGCGGCCGGACCTCGAGACGCTCACGATGGCCGGAAATGTCGACACGCGCCTGCGCCGCCTCGAGGAAGGGCGCGCCGACGCCCTCATCCTCGCCTGCGCCGGCCTCGACCGGCTCTCGTTCGGCGATCGGATCACGCTGCGCATCCCTCTCGACGAGCTGCTTTCGGCCCCCGCGCAGGGAGCGCTCGGCATCTCGTGCCGGAGGGGCGACGCCGACGCCGCGGCCGCGATCGCGACGCTCGACGACCCGCTCGCGAGCGCTGCCGCGGCCGCCGAGCGGAGCCTCCTCCACGCCCTGCGCGCCGGGTGCCGCGCTCCCGTCGCCGCGCTCGCGACCCCGGGCGAGGAGGGGACGCTCGTCCTCCGTGCCCGGGTCCTCGCTCTCGACGGTTCGGAGATGCTCGAGGACGAGGCGACGGGGCCGGCCACGGACCCCGGAGGGCTGGGACGCCTCCTCGCCGACCGGCTTCTCTCCCGCGGGGCCCAGCGTCTCGTCACGGAGGCCCGCGCGGCGGCGAGATGA